The following coding sequences are from one Candidatus Hydrogenedentota bacterium window:
- a CDS encoding Rid family detoxifying hydrolase, whose product MAKHCINATDGPPAKGPYSHAVIAGDLVFVSGQGPFTAQGVSYGTLEQETRVTFDNLKKVLAAAGCGLEDVVKVTVFLADMNDFAEFNRIYQEYFPSGCPARSCVQVGRLPLDIKVEIEAVALAGNRE is encoded by the coding sequence ATGGCAAAACACTGTATCAACGCCACGGATGGCCCGCCCGCCAAAGGGCCTTACTCGCACGCCGTCATCGCGGGTGACCTCGTTTTCGTGTCCGGACAGGGTCCGTTCACGGCGCAGGGCGTCTCCTATGGCACGCTGGAGCAGGAAACGCGCGTCACCTTCGACAATTTGAAGAAGGTGCTCGCCGCCGCCGGGTGCGGCCTTGAAGATGTCGTGAAAGTGACGGTATTCCTTGCGGACATGAACGACTTCGCCGAGTTCAACCGAATTTATCAGGAGTATTTCCCGTCGGGGTGCCCTGCGCGCAGTTGCGTGCAGGTGGGCCGGCTGCCGCTGGATATCAAGGTCGAAATTGAAGCGGTGGCGCTGGCAGGGAACAGGGAATAG
- a CDS encoding reactive intermediate/imine deaminase (has endoribonuclease activity on mRNA) produces YFPSGCPARSCVQVGRLPLDIKVEIEAVALAGNRE; encoded by the coding sequence AGTATTTCCCGTCGGGGTGCCCTGCGCGCAGTTGCGTGCAGGTGGGCCGGCTGCCGCTGGATATCAAGGTCGAAATTGAAGCGGTGGCGCTGGCAGGGAACAGGGAATAG
- a CDS encoding tetratricopeptide repeat protein, producing MKIMRAVVLLMCSVAVAQSPADYNNRGIEAYEAGSYEEAVTWFERALDLTPENDVVRRNLCNARQGIADQLARAGDFAAAAANLERAIAADPENPSPLVQMGVYYLRLDMVPEAIRRLEEAIELKPGHLDAHEFLGEAYYRDNDLPSARAQWDYVLGIEPNRPGLRERYEKAFREESIEAEFKKTNSSHFKLSAPREIPYHVRNRVMRLLEEAYREIGRKFGGEYPPGPIQVILYDADQFNEATQMDEHVGAVYDGKIRAPMTGKDGQWLPDEELQRRLTHEYVHVVARFLAGENIPWWLNEGLAETFSDELGADKVEMLRNARAAGALYTLAELEPSQLKARSPETLRIAYLQAHLTVRHLWDRFGQRRLRDMMS from the coding sequence GTGAAGATTATGCGCGCTGTTGTGTTGTTGATGTGTTCGGTGGCGGTGGCGCAGTCGCCCGCCGACTATAACAACCGCGGCATCGAGGCGTATGAGGCGGGCTCTTATGAAGAGGCCGTCACGTGGTTTGAGCGCGCGCTGGACCTGACCCCCGAAAATGACGTGGTCCGCCGCAACCTGTGCAACGCGCGCCAGGGTATCGCCGACCAGCTGGCCCGCGCCGGCGATTTCGCCGCCGCCGCCGCCAACCTGGAACGGGCCATCGCCGCCGACCCGGAGAACCCGTCGCCGCTGGTGCAGATGGGCGTTTACTATCTGCGTCTCGACATGGTGCCCGAGGCTATCCGCCGGCTGGAAGAAGCGATTGAATTGAAACCGGGTCATCTCGATGCCCATGAATTCCTTGGCGAAGCCTACTACCGGGACAACGATTTGCCTTCGGCGCGCGCGCAATGGGATTACGTGCTCGGTATCGAGCCGAACCGGCCTGGCCTGCGCGAACGCTATGAAAAGGCCTTCCGCGAAGAGTCGATTGAGGCGGAATTCAAGAAGACCAACTCGAGCCATTTCAAGCTCAGTGCGCCCCGGGAAATCCCCTACCACGTGCGCAACCGGGTCATGCGCTTGCTCGAGGAGGCCTACCGCGAAATCGGGCGCAAGTTCGGCGGCGAATATCCGCCCGGGCCGATTCAGGTCATTCTGTATGACGCGGACCAGTTCAACGAAGCGACGCAAATGGACGAGCATGTTGGCGCCGTCTATGACGGCAAGATCCGCGCGCCTATGACGGGCAAGGATGGCCAGTGGCTGCCCGATGAAGAATTGCAGCGCCGTCTCACGCACGAGTACGTGCATGTCGTTGCGCGCTTCCTTGCGGGCGAGAATATCCCGTGGTGGTTGAACGAGGGGCTGGCAGAGACGTTCAGCGATGAGCTTGGCGCGGACAAGGTGGAAATGCTCCGCAACGCGCGCGCCGCGGGCGCGCTCTACACGCTCGCCGAACTCGAGCCGAGCCAGCTCAAGGCGCGCAGCCCGGAAACCTTGCGCATCGCTTATCTGCAAGCCCATTTGACGGTCCGGCACCTCTGGGACCGCTTTGGCCAGCGTCGCCTGCGCGATATGATGTC
- a CDS encoding family 78 glycoside hydrolase catalytic domain has protein sequence MAMRVAGMFAMILAGSGTLLAPAARAEMLAPENLRVEYVSEPAGVDTPAPRFSWWVRHTERNQGQTAYQVQVATSQEGLLNSQPDVWDTGKTASAENVHVVYSGPPLAAGRTYHWRVRAWDRQDRAGPFSNTASFEMGLLSPGDFQAAWVRGIEDIVDSLGYHSKFFDENNRRQWVQIDLGEAREVAAVVLYPARMKTETQDLTGYGFPVRYSVTLSPEPGRAKAQTVADKTAEDQPNPGETPVKFECTPTPARYVRVNVRQMRDNSAGQCLFALAEVEVLDAQGNNLAQGRSVEAASLLDGGYWRRKDMVDGIRVSQPGRRVSPLMRKAFLVAKPVRRARAYVSGLGYYELYLNGERVGNHVLDPANQQHHKRALYVTHDVTNLLQQGDNVAGLMLGHGWWQGTCAGWLQLCIDYADGEVQQIVTDPSWRWSSGPIVEESLYHGETYDARLEKTGWNAPGYDDAGWEAVVPLETPPEQMSSQIMPPIRVVDTVKPVKLTPLDDGSVIVDFGQNLTGWMKLQVEGPAGTEVVMRHAELLYPDGRLNVENLRSARVTDRYVLKGGGPEAYAPRFTQHGFRYAEIRGYPGELTAEKVEAQVAHTDLRRAGHFECANELYNQIRDITLWSIRGNNMSIPTDCPQRDERMGWMGDAHLAAETGILNFDMAAYYENFLRVIADSQSPEGFVPDTCPHLWGQPDGSPPWAIAYPLITWYCYRYYGDLRAVERHYDNIARWFGTLDAKAVDNVLEYCHYGDWVGVEQTPMPPIGSGCYYWTAKMLEEFAGALGKTDDQARWAAKKDAIAAAYNARFFNVEKGCYDEGSQFSQIFPLYLGIAQGEQREAALRRL, from the coding sequence ATGGCAATGCGCGTGGCGGGAATGTTCGCGATGATTCTGGCAGGCAGCGGAACGCTTCTCGCGCCCGCGGCCCGGGCGGAGATGCTCGCGCCGGAGAACCTGCGTGTCGAGTATGTGAGCGAGCCGGCGGGCGTGGACACGCCCGCGCCGCGGTTCAGCTGGTGGGTGCGGCACACGGAGCGCAACCAAGGCCAGACCGCATACCAGGTGCAGGTGGCCACTTCTCAGGAAGGTTTGCTCAACAGCCAGCCGGACGTGTGGGACACGGGCAAGACGGCTTCCGCCGAGAATGTACATGTCGTCTACAGCGGCCCCCCGCTGGCGGCGGGCCGCACGTATCACTGGCGCGTGCGCGCGTGGGACCGGCAGGACCGGGCCGGCCCCTTCAGCAATACGGCTTCGTTTGAAATGGGCCTCTTGTCCCCCGGAGATTTCCAGGCTGCGTGGGTGCGCGGCATTGAGGACATCGTTGACTCCCTCGGCTACCACAGCAAGTTTTTCGACGAGAACAATCGCCGCCAGTGGGTACAGATCGACCTGGGCGAAGCGCGCGAAGTCGCCGCGGTCGTGCTATACCCCGCCCGCATGAAAACGGAAACACAAGACCTGACCGGCTACGGATTTCCGGTGCGCTATTCGGTCACGTTGTCGCCGGAACCGGGCCGGGCAAAGGCCCAGACGGTCGCGGACAAGACAGCGGAGGACCAGCCAAATCCCGGCGAGACACCAGTGAAATTCGAGTGTACTCCAACTCCCGCGCGGTATGTGCGCGTTAACGTGCGGCAAATGCGCGACAATAGCGCGGGACAGTGCCTCTTCGCGCTGGCCGAAGTGGAAGTGCTCGACGCGCAGGGCAACAACCTCGCGCAGGGCCGTTCGGTCGAGGCGGCGTCCCTGCTCGACGGCGGCTACTGGCGCCGCAAGGATATGGTGGACGGTATTCGCGTTTCGCAGCCGGGCCGGCGTGTATCGCCCTTGATGCGCAAGGCGTTCCTCGTGGCGAAGCCGGTCCGCCGCGCGCGGGCGTATGTGTCCGGGCTGGGTTATTACGAGCTGTACTTGAACGGCGAACGCGTGGGCAATCACGTGCTCGACCCGGCGAACCAGCAACACCACAAGCGGGCCCTTTATGTGACCCACGACGTAACAAACCTGCTGCAACAGGGAGACAACGTCGCGGGCCTCATGCTCGGCCACGGCTGGTGGCAGGGCACGTGCGCCGGGTGGCTGCAATTGTGCATCGACTATGCGGACGGCGAGGTCCAGCAAATTGTTACCGACCCGTCCTGGCGCTGGTCGTCCGGGCCTATTGTCGAGGAGAGCCTGTATCACGGCGAAACATATGATGCGCGGCTCGAAAAAACCGGCTGGAACGCGCCGGGTTACGACGACGCGGGCTGGGAAGCGGTCGTACCCCTGGAAACGCCGCCGGAGCAGATGAGCAGCCAGATTATGCCGCCCATCCGCGTCGTCGACACGGTCAAACCGGTGAAACTCACGCCGCTGGACGACGGCTCGGTGATCGTCGATTTCGGGCAGAACCTGACAGGCTGGATGAAACTCCAGGTGGAAGGCCCGGCCGGGACCGAGGTCGTCATGCGCCACGCGGAACTGCTGTATCCCGACGGGCGGCTCAACGTGGAAAACCTGCGGTCGGCGCGCGTCACGGACCGGTACGTGCTCAAGGGCGGCGGCCCCGAGGCCTATGCGCCGCGTTTCACGCAACACGGGTTCCGCTACGCGGAAATTCGCGGCTATCCGGGTGAATTGACGGCGGAAAAGGTCGAGGCGCAAGTGGCGCACACGGACCTGCGCCGCGCAGGCCATTTCGAGTGCGCTAACGAACTCTACAACCAGATTCGCGACATCACGCTGTGGTCCATCCGCGGCAACAACATGAGCATCCCGACGGATTGCCCGCAGCGTGACGAGCGCATGGGCTGGATGGGCGACGCGCACCTCGCGGCGGAGACCGGCATCCTCAATTTCGACATGGCCGCCTACTACGAGAACTTCCTGCGCGTGATCGCGGATTCGCAGAGCCCCGAGGGCTTTGTGCCCGATACCTGCCCGCATCTGTGGGGGCAGCCGGACGGATCGCCGCCATGGGCCATCGCCTATCCGCTGATCACGTGGTATTGCTACCGTTATTATGGCGACCTGCGCGCGGTTGAGCGGCATTACGACAACATCGCGCGCTGGTTCGGCACGCTGGACGCGAAAGCAGTCGACAATGTCCTCGAATACTGCCACTATGGCGACTGGGTCGGCGTCGAGCAAACGCCGATGCCGCCCATCGGCTCGGGCTGCTACTACTGGACGGCGAAAATGCTCGAGGAGTTCGCCGGGGCGCTGGGCAAGACGGACGATCAGGCGCGCTGGGCGGCGAAGAAGGACGCCATCGCGGCAGCGTACAATGCGCGCTTCTTCAACGTGGAGAAAGGCTGCTATGACGAGGGCAGCCAGTTCTCGCAGATATTCCCGCTGTATCTGGGCATTGCGCAGGGCGAGCAGCGCGAGGCGGCGCTGCGCCGGCTGA
- a CDS encoding metallophosphoesterase family protein, with product MIIGVMSDTHGRLPLMFRVAEHMTERHGAERVIHLGDDYADALELIITGYTVHAVPGLWCPEYETGSAPKTLIIEAAGISIACAHSSADWGVPERKADILLCGHTHRAAVNRVEPQIYLNPGHLRGPMDRGERASYGIIRIATGMLEVTLHELDGSVRAACTAPRCEAAT from the coding sequence GTGATCATCGGTGTCATGAGCGACACGCATGGCCGTCTGCCGCTGATGTTTCGCGTCGCGGAACATATGACGGAACGGCACGGGGCCGAGCGCGTCATTCATCTCGGCGACGACTACGCGGACGCGCTGGAGCTGATTATCACGGGTTACACCGTGCACGCGGTTCCCGGCCTCTGGTGCCCGGAATATGAAACAGGCAGCGCCCCGAAGACGCTGATTATCGAGGCGGCGGGTATTTCCATCGCATGCGCCCATTCCAGCGCGGACTGGGGTGTCCCGGAACGCAAGGCCGATATACTCCTGTGCGGCCATACGCACCGGGCCGCGGTGAACCGTGTCGAGCCCCAGATTTACCTGAATCCGGGCCACTTGCGCGGTCCCATGGATCGGGGCGAGCGCGCCTCTTACGGCATCATACGCATCGCGACCGGCATGCTTGAGGTCACGCTGCACGAACTCGACGGCAGCGTGCGCGCTGCGTGCACGGCGCCGCGATGCGAAGCGGCGACATGA
- a CDS encoding PmoA family protein, whose protein sequence is HVAWLAFGTHGLWAFQQEKIEWRDLRDAPFIEEVRTIGATPTKDGLRLVDFESRLASLRGTIRLKGDLQHAGMHIRMAQEVADHPDTTQYLLPAGAQELEDDKVVGAWWVCASVEVRGKRYWVIHMSPPDLPGGVPVYSVRRYARFGAFFEPTLEEGQPLDLRFRLIFADQALDQARCQALYDAFAEGR, encoded by the coding sequence GCACGTCGCGTGGCTGGCGTTCGGCACGCACGGGTTGTGGGCCTTCCAACAGGAGAAAATCGAATGGCGCGACCTGCGCGACGCGCCTTTCATCGAGGAAGTCCGCACGATTGGGGCGACACCCACAAAAGACGGGCTGCGCCTGGTCGATTTCGAATCCAGACTCGCTTCTCTTCGCGGGACGATTCGGTTGAAGGGCGACTTGCAGCACGCGGGCATGCACATCCGCATGGCGCAGGAGGTGGCGGACCATCCGGACACGACGCAGTACCTCCTGCCGGCAGGCGCGCAGGAATTGGAGGATGACAAGGTCGTGGGCGCGTGGTGGGTCTGCGCGAGCGTCGAGGTGCGCGGCAAGCGCTATTGGGTCATTCATATGTCGCCGCCGGACCTGCCCGGCGGCGTGCCCGTGTATTCGGTCCGCCGGTACGCCCGGTTTGGCGCCTTCTTCGAGCCCACGCTGGAAGAGGGTCAGCCGCTCGATCTGCGGTTCCGCCTGATCTTCGCGGACCAGGCGCTGGACCAGGCGCGCTGCCAGGCGCTCTATGACGCATTCGCGGAGGGCCGGTAG
- a CDS encoding PmoA family protein, which yields MRHFVFLLAPLLAVTGAACAAGNDPEPPFQQGVDLVVDGAPWLRTVTIPFDRQDPVSTYKVYTHVFDFEGTGAITKGPGGLYTHHRGMFIGWRDTVIGDAHFNTWGMEECYQLHVAWLAFGTHGLWAFQQEKIEWRDLRDAPFIEEVRTIGATPT from the coding sequence ATGCGACACTTTGTCTTTCTATTGGCGCCGCTGCTCGCGGTAACGGGCGCGGCCTGCGCGGCGGGAAACGATCCTGAACCGCCGTTTCAGCAGGGCGTGGACCTTGTGGTGGACGGCGCCCCGTGGCTGCGCACCGTGACGATACCCTTTGACAGGCAAGACCCCGTCAGCACGTACAAGGTCTACACGCACGTGTTCGATTTCGAGGGGACAGGCGCGATTACGAAAGGCCCCGGCGGTCTCTATACGCATCACCGCGGCATGTTCATCGGCTGGCGGGACACCGTCATCGGCGATGCTCATTTCAATACCTGGGGCATGGAGGAGTGTTACCAACTGCACGTCGCGTGGCTGGCGTTCGGCACGCACGGGTTGTGGGCCTTCCAACAGGAGAAAATCGAATGGCGCGACCTGCGCGACGCGCCTTTCATCGAGGAAGTCCGCACGATTGGGGCGACACCCACA
- a CDS encoding sodium/solute symporter (Members of the Solute:Sodium Symporter (SSS), TC 2.A.21 as described in tcdb.org, catalyze solute:Na+ symport. Known solutes for members of the family include sugars, amino acids, nucleosides, inositols, vitamins, urea or anions, depending on the system.), translated as MPVNQGHLEFPDLLMVGGYFVLMLGIGVYFYNRMRHMKDYFSGGNSIPWWLSGVSFYMTSFSVAAFVFYPSLCYRYGWVGITLLWVAVPATFFSATFFAARWRRARIDSPVEYLETRYSSLVRQLFAWQGVPVKIIDDGIKLFATGTFISICVGLDIRISVFAAGSIILVYTFMGGLWAVAVTDFIQFVVLTVGILVILPLSIVRAGGVGAILEQAPEGFFRPVTEEFGWTYVIPLVLLYALAWSSINWSLIQRYYCVPRERDAVKVGWLVIALYIIGPPMMFFPAIAATQFLPGLEDAGKVYPLLCTELLPAGMLGLAVAAMFSATMSTLSADYNVCASVLTNDVYKRLVRPRASQSELVLVGRCMTLVVGAVALLTAFLMARGKAEDLFRIMVTLFGVATAPVAVPMLLGLVSRRATNQGATAGFLVGIACGLALFFLSRYKHDVQFLGILWDHKNENIVIAGLALKMEIVLFLSTAIVTFGVMLLFSLIAPPDSAARARTEAFYARLRTPIGALPEDEEIRVARAYISPFGVVGVSILLIGVLLLAVLPWVGGGLVVALDLALAIVLIALGGVVAWFSRGQTATGTQ; from the coding sequence ATGCCTGTCAATCAGGGACACCTCGAATTTCCGGACCTGTTGATGGTCGGCGGGTATTTCGTGCTGATGCTGGGCATCGGCGTGTATTTCTACAACCGCATGCGGCATATGAAGGATTATTTCAGCGGCGGCAACAGCATTCCATGGTGGCTCAGCGGCGTCTCGTTCTACATGACCAGTTTCAGCGTGGCCGCGTTCGTGTTCTATCCGTCGTTGTGCTATCGCTACGGCTGGGTCGGCATCACGCTGCTATGGGTGGCTGTGCCCGCCACATTTTTCAGCGCCACGTTTTTCGCGGCGCGCTGGCGCCGCGCCCGGATCGACAGCCCGGTCGAGTACCTGGAAACGCGGTATAGTTCGCTCGTGCGCCAGTTGTTCGCGTGGCAGGGCGTGCCCGTGAAGATTATCGACGACGGCATCAAGCTTTTCGCGACCGGCACGTTCATTTCCATCTGCGTAGGCCTCGACATCCGGATCAGCGTCTTCGCAGCGGGCAGCATCATTCTCGTCTATACGTTCATGGGCGGGTTGTGGGCGGTCGCGGTGACCGATTTCATCCAGTTTGTCGTGCTGACGGTGGGCATTCTCGTGATCCTGCCGCTCTCCATCGTTCGTGCGGGCGGCGTCGGCGCGATTCTGGAGCAAGCGCCCGAAGGTTTCTTCCGTCCGGTGACGGAAGAGTTTGGCTGGACCTATGTGATTCCGCTGGTGCTCTTGTATGCGCTCGCTTGGAGCAGCATCAACTGGTCGCTCATCCAACGGTATTACTGCGTGCCCAGGGAACGGGACGCGGTCAAGGTGGGGTGGCTCGTTATCGCGCTCTATATCATAGGCCCGCCCATGATGTTTTTCCCGGCAATCGCGGCCACGCAGTTCCTGCCCGGGCTCGAGGACGCAGGCAAGGTTTACCCCCTGCTATGCACGGAACTGCTTCCCGCGGGGATGCTCGGCCTCGCCGTCGCCGCGATGTTCTCGGCCACCATGTCCACGCTGAGCGCGGACTACAACGTGTGCGCGAGCGTCCTGACGAACGACGTATACAAGCGGCTCGTGCGCCCGCGCGCGTCGCAAAGCGAACTGGTGCTCGTGGGCCGCTGCATGACGCTCGTTGTCGGGGCGGTGGCGCTCCTCACGGCGTTCCTTATGGCCCGCGGCAAAGCGGAGGACCTCTTCCGCATCATGGTCACGCTCTTTGGCGTGGCCACGGCGCCCGTCGCTGTGCCGATGTTGCTCGGACTCGTCTCACGAAGAGCGACGAATCAGGGCGCGACCGCCGGATTCCTTGTGGGCATCGCCTGCGGCCTGGCTCTGTTCTTCCTCTCGCGCTACAAGCACGATGTGCAGTTCCTCGGCATCCTCTGGGATCATAAGAATGAGAACATCGTGATCGCGGGGCTGGCCCTGAAAATGGAGATCGTCCTCTTCCTCAGTACGGCGATCGTGACCTTTGGCGTCATGCTGCTGTTCAGCCTTATCGCCCCGCCGGACTCCGCCGCACGCGCGCGCACGGAAGCCTTCTACGCGCGGCTCCGCACGCCCATCGGCGCGCTGCCTGAAGACGAAGAGATACGCGTTGCTCGCGCGTACATATCGCCGTTCGGCGTCGTGGGTGTATCCATCCTCTTGATCGGCGTGTTGCTGCTCGCGGTGCTGCCGTGGGTGGGCGGCGGCCTTGTCGTCGCGCTCGATCTGGCGCTGGCGATCGTTCTAATCGCGCTGGGCGGAGTCGTCGCCTGGTTTAGCCGTGGGCAGACCGCAACGGGAACGCAATGA
- a CDS encoding sugar phosphate isomerase/epimerase: MRLHEVLSCLCVVFCVAGCATLGPQGAPAAEPWPLAVRVMSYGKYQDSAWAHLQEIGVKYVFMAVPAPDQADAEMQRLAQYGLKPLVFRCGAELSKDTFLDDIAAQLETCEKMGVKYMFMSAKRGELSKEDAYARIRAAGELARAHGVTITLETHPDLGTNGAVQVETMRAIDHPNIRVNFDTANITYYNRGTSAVAELAKSIDYVGTVEFKDHNGAFETWNFPVLGQGVVDFPAIVRMLREKVYTGPVTLEFEGVQGVELTGEQTKHAIADSVVFARGLTSFE, encoded by the coding sequence ATGCGGTTACATGAAGTCCTTTCTTGTCTATGTGTTGTGTTTTGCGTTGCCGGCTGCGCGACGCTTGGGCCGCAAGGGGCGCCCGCGGCCGAGCCGTGGCCGCTCGCCGTGCGCGTGATGAGCTACGGCAAGTATCAGGACTCGGCCTGGGCGCACTTGCAGGAGATCGGGGTCAAGTACGTGTTCATGGCGGTTCCCGCGCCGGACCAGGCGGACGCCGAGATGCAGCGCCTCGCGCAGTACGGCCTGAAACCGCTCGTGTTCCGTTGCGGCGCGGAGTTGAGCAAGGACACGTTCCTGGACGACATCGCGGCGCAATTGGAAACGTGCGAAAAGATGGGCGTGAAATACATGTTCATGTCGGCAAAACGGGGAGAGCTCTCCAAGGAGGACGCCTATGCGCGGATTCGCGCCGCGGGCGAACTCGCGCGCGCGCACGGCGTCACGATCACCCTCGAAACGCACCCGGACCTCGGCACAAACGGAGCGGTCCAGGTCGAAACGATGCGGGCGATCGATCATCCGAACATCCGCGTGAATTTCGACACGGCGAATATCACGTACTACAACCGCGGCACGAGCGCCGTGGCGGAATTGGCGAAAAGCATCGATTACGTGGGCACGGTCGAATTCAAGGACCACAACGGCGCATTCGAGACGTGGAACTTCCCCGTGCTCGGCCAGGGCGTGGTAGACTTCCCTGCCATCGTGCGGATGCTGCGCGAAAAGGTCTACACGGGCCCGGTTACGCTCGAATTCGAAGGAGTCCAGGGTGTGGAATTGACCGGGGAGCAGACGAAACACGCAATCGCCGATTCGGTCGTTTTCGCGCGCGGCCTGACCAGTTTCGAGTAG
- a CDS encoding aminotransferase class I/II-fold pyridoxal phosphate-dependent enzyme, which produces MTPQHTSDAFRPSRRDFLISTGAMAAAGLTASAPRSARAATEKLALHGGPKAITAPDGDAARWPLYGPEEEQAILELLHAPSYDPIDKLEQEWKEFLGAPYAKAHFNGTSALASMFFALNLPPGSEILVPSYTFFATIVPMRLFGLVPVFVDINPRTLNFDLDDAKKRLTPNTKAVLPVHWIGLPADMDHISDWANEKGLIVLEDSAHAHGAKLKDKVMGTWGRMSIYSYQMSKPLPAIEGGMGVYQNQEDFERATSFGNYDMPGVAQDGAYYKYKGSGLGLKFRMHPFAAALARCQLKGLVARNEAGAKQVRRLNDVLTQLPGLYEQSSGRKDMQRLYYAWNMLFIDEKEAGMTRDKAVEALQAEGVRISGTHYTLQHELPLYAEDEWWHHKPVIPDLPGSRQANATSMGLPYFTKEVPELVDQYVAAFEKVWAHRKELAA; this is translated from the coding sequence ATGACTCCGCAGCATACGTCCGATGCATTCCGTCCTTCACGCCGCGACTTTCTGATTTCGACCGGGGCAATGGCCGCCGCGGGCCTGACCGCCTCGGCGCCGCGGAGCGCCCGCGCCGCGACCGAAAAGCTGGCCCTGCACGGCGGGCCAAAGGCCATTACCGCGCCCGATGGCGACGCCGCGCGGTGGCCGCTGTACGGTCCGGAAGAAGAGCAGGCGATTCTCGAACTGCTGCACGCGCCCAGTTACGACCCTATAGACAAACTGGAACAGGAGTGGAAGGAGTTTCTGGGCGCGCCATATGCCAAGGCGCACTTCAATGGAACCAGCGCGTTGGCGTCGATGTTCTTCGCGCTGAACCTGCCGCCGGGCAGCGAGATTCTGGTGCCCAGCTACACCTTCTTCGCGACGATCGTGCCCATGCGTCTGTTCGGGCTCGTACCCGTGTTTGTGGACATCAACCCGCGCACGCTCAATTTCGATCTCGACGACGCGAAGAAGCGGCTCACGCCGAACACGAAGGCGGTGCTGCCGGTCCACTGGATCGGCTTGCCCGCGGACATGGACCACATCAGCGACTGGGCCAATGAGAAGGGGCTCATCGTGCTCGAAGACTCCGCGCACGCGCACGGCGCGAAGTTGAAAGACAAGGTTATGGGCACGTGGGGCCGCATGTCGATCTACAGCTACCAGATGTCGAAACCACTGCCCGCGATCGAGGGCGGCATGGGCGTGTACCAGAATCAGGAGGACTTCGAGCGCGCCACGTCCTTCGGCAATTACGACATGCCCGGCGTGGCGCAGGACGGCGCGTATTACAAATACAAAGGCTCCGGGCTAGGCTTGAAGTTCCGCATGCACCCGTTCGCGGCGGCGCTGGCGCGGTGCCAGCTTAAAGGGCTTGTCGCGCGCAACGAAGCGGGCGCGAAACAGGTCCGCCGTCTCAACGACGTGCTCACGCAGTTGCCGGGCCTCTACGAACAGTCAAGCGGGCGCAAGGACATGCAGCGGCTCTACTACGCGTGGAACATGCTCTTTATCGACGAAAAGGAAGCGGGCATGACGCGCGACAAGGCGGTCGAGGCGCTCCAGGCCGAGGGCGTGCGCATCAGCGGCACGCACTACACGCTACAACACGAGTTGCCGCTCTACGCCGAGGACGAGTGGTGGCACCACAAACCCGTGATCCCCGATCTGCCCGGCTCGCGCCAGGCGAACGCGACGAGCATGGGTCTGCCGTACTTCACGAAAGAGGTTCCGGAACTCGTCGACCAATACGTCGCGGCCTTCGAGAAAGTCTGGGCGCACAGGAAGGAATTGGCGGCGTAG